A DNA window from Christiangramia salexigens contains the following coding sequences:
- a CDS encoding alpha-amylase family glycosyl hydrolase, with protein sequence MKKLLLLITVFTFFVSCKNEQKEAVKTETTKENSLPPVDNEMMESAVIYEANIRQYSPEGSFDAFTKDIPQLKELGVKVIWLMPMYPISEKNRKATGGRDVEDIEDPEERKKYLGSYYSISDYKAVNPEHGTMEDFDELVETAHQNGMYVILDWVANHTGWDHQWITDHPDWYTQNEKGEIVDPINQDTGESWGWTDVADLNFDNQEMRKAMIEDMIFWVKEHDVDGFRADAAHSVPTDFWETAAKKIKEVKPVFMLAEAESPKDLFHNAFDMGYNWEGHHLMNSIAKGEANAKDWDNYMKKVDSTFQKDDFLMNFVTNHDENSWAGTVKERMGDASEAMLAMSYTLPGMPLIYSGQEYDMDKRLKFFEKDTIAKTKGKVYPILEKLGELKANNPALHGGKDAASYTAVKTSADKKILAYKREKAGAVIYYVANMSDKPVSFSTEIEGTFKDYIPGAEIKIAKDQKLEFKPWEYKILINK encoded by the coding sequence ATGAAAAAATTACTTTTATTAATTACCGTGTTTACTTTTTTCGTGTCGTGCAAGAACGAGCAGAAGGAAGCGGTTAAAACCGAAACTACCAAAGAGAACAGTCTTCCTCCGGTAGATAATGAAATGATGGAGTCGGCTGTGATCTATGAAGCCAATATCCGTCAATATTCCCCAGAAGGGAGTTTTGATGCTTTTACAAAGGACATTCCTCAATTAAAGGAACTTGGAGTTAAAGTGATCTGGCTTATGCCGATGTACCCGATTTCTGAGAAAAACAGAAAAGCAACAGGTGGCCGTGATGTTGAGGACATCGAAGATCCGGAAGAGCGCAAAAAATATCTTGGAAGCTACTATTCCATTTCAGATTACAAGGCTGTAAATCCTGAGCATGGAACTATGGAAGATTTCGACGAATTGGTGGAAACTGCTCATCAAAATGGAATGTATGTAATCCTTGACTGGGTGGCTAACCACACTGGGTGGGATCATCAATGGATCACCGACCATCCGGATTGGTATACGCAGAATGAAAAAGGGGAGATCGTAGATCCAATAAACCAGGATACCGGAGAATCATGGGGCTGGACAGATGTTGCCGATCTTAATTTTGATAACCAGGAAATGCGTAAAGCAATGATAGAAGACATGATCTTTTGGGTTAAAGAGCATGATGTAGATGGTTTTAGAGCAGATGCAGCACATTCTGTACCTACCGATTTCTGGGAAACTGCAGCTAAAAAAATAAAGGAAGTTAAGCCGGTATTCATGTTGGCCGAAGCAGAGAGCCCTAAAGATCTTTTCCATAACGCATTTGATATGGGGTATAACTGGGAAGGTCATCATTTAATGAATTCCATAGCCAAAGGCGAAGCAAATGCAAAGGACTGGGATAATTATATGAAAAAAGTGGATTCTACTTTTCAGAAAGATGATTTCCTGATGAACTTCGTGACCAATCATGATGAGAATTCATGGGCAGGAACGGTTAAGGAAAGAATGGGAGATGCTTCAGAAGCTATGCTGGCAATGAGTTATACACTTCCCGGAATGCCACTTATATATAGCGGACAGGAATATGATATGGATAAACGTTTGAAGTTTTTCGAGAAAGACACCATTGCTAAAACCAAAGGAAAGGTTTATCCGATTTTAGAGAAATTAGGCGAATTAAAAGCAAATAATCCGGCCCTGCATGGTGGTAAAGATGCAGCTTCTTATACAGCAGTTAAAACCTCTGCCGATAAAAAGATACTTGCCTATAAAAGGGAAAAAGCAGGAGCGGTTATATATTATGTTGCAAACATGAGTGATAAACCTGTAAGTTTCAGCACAGAAATAGAGGGCACATTTAAGGATTATATTCCGGGAGCTGAGATCAAGATCGCTAAGGATCAGAAATTAGAATTTAAACCTTGGGAGTACAAAATTTTGATAAATAAATAA
- the pfkA gene encoding 6-phosphofructokinase: MAKKITNIAVLTSGGDAPGMNAAIRAVVRACSFYNIECTGVYRGYQGLIEADFIKLDARSVRNIINKGGTFLKSTRSLDFKTKEGRKIAYDNLKANNVDALIVIGGDGTFTGGQLFSQEFDIPLVGIPATIDNDINGTDYTLGYDTALNTVVEAIDKIRDTASSHNRLFLVEVMGRDAGDIALNSGIGAGAEEILIPEEDMGTERLLDSLKRSKKTGKTSSIIVVAEGEKSGKNIFELASYIEENMDEYEVRVSVLGHIQRGGSPSCFDRVLASKLGVGAVEALMNGKSGIMIGIHHQKVVHVDLVTAIKDDSKIDNELRRVADITSV; this comes from the coding sequence ATGGCCAAGAAAATCACAAATATCGCAGTTCTAACCTCCGGAGGAGATGCTCCGGGAATGAATGCTGCCATACGAGCAGTAGTAAGGGCTTGCTCATTTTATAACATAGAATGTACAGGTGTTTATAGGGGGTATCAGGGGCTTATTGAAGCCGATTTTATAAAACTAGATGCCCGTTCGGTTAGAAATATCATTAATAAAGGTGGAACATTCTTAAAATCCACCAGATCACTCGATTTTAAAACCAAGGAAGGCAGAAAAATAGCCTATGACAATCTTAAGGCGAATAATGTAGACGCCTTGATCGTTATTGGTGGCGACGGTACTTTTACCGGTGGCCAGCTGTTCAGTCAGGAATTTGATATTCCTCTGGTAGGTATTCCTGCTACTATTGATAATGATATTAATGGTACAGATTATACCCTTGGTTATGACACTGCTCTTAATACTGTAGTGGAAGCGATCGATAAGATTAGGGATACGGCAAGTTCACATAACAGGTTATTTCTTGTTGAGGTTATGGGACGTGATGCAGGAGATATCGCGCTTAATAGCGGTATTGGTGCAGGTGCCGAAGAGATCCTTATCCCCGAAGAAGATATGGGGACAGAGAGATTATTGGATTCGCTTAAGAGAAGTAAGAAAACCGGTAAAACCTCCAGTATCATAGTGGTTGCTGAAGGTGAAAAAAGCGGTAAAAACATATTCGAACTCGCCAGTTATATTGAAGAAAATATGGACGAGTACGAAGTAAGGGTGTCTGTTCTGGGTCACATACAACGCGGAGGTTCTCCTAGTTGCTTTGACCGTGTCCTTGCCAGTAAACTTGGCGTTGGAGCAGTAGAGGCCCTTATGAATGGGAAGTCTGGAATTATGATCGGAATTCATCATCAAAAGGTGGTGCATGTAGATCTTGTAACCGCTATTAAAGACGACTCGAAAATTGATAATGAATTACGAAGGGTGGCAGACATCACTTCGGTTTAA